A genomic window from Ruminiclostridium cellulolyticum H10 includes:
- the hfq gene encoding RNA chaperone Hfq → MVKNTINLQDIFLNQVRKEHIAVTIYLTNGFQLKGLVKGFDNFTVVLDTDGKQQLVYKHAISTISPMKSVNLIFNEQGKE, encoded by the coding sequence TTGGTAAAGAATACTATTAATTTGCAGGACATTTTTTTAAATCAGGTAAGAAAGGAACACATTGCTGTTACTATTTATCTTACAAATGGTTTTCAACTGAAGGGTTTAGTTAAGGGGTTTGATAATTTTACAGTTGTTCTGGACACCGACGGAAAGCAGCAGTTGGTATACAAGCATGCGATTTCAACTATAAGTCCTATGAAATCAGTGAACCTTATTTTTAATGAGCAGGGAAAAGAATAA
- the miaA gene encoding tRNA (adenosine(37)-N6)-dimethylallyltransferase MiaA translates to MNRIIVIVGPTASGKTNLSIELAKAMDGEIISADSMQIYKYMDIGTAKPTKDEMQGIKHYLINEVLPSEDFNVVRFKELAEKYIVKILEKNKQPIVAGGTGLYISSLINNINFSESESDWELREALKKEVDELGPEHLHKKLQEVDPDSALNIHPNNIKRVIRALEVYYQTHKPISYHNEISRKTPPKYEFILVGLSMDRQVLYERINRRVDIMVENGLVDEVKKLVNLGYADSIISMQGIGYKEILEYLRNTYTLEQAIENIKQGTRRYAKRQITWFKRINGIKWFNLDNSGNNINVFNEIYEYIKG, encoded by the coding sequence ATGAACCGTATTATTGTTATAGTTGGTCCTACTGCGTCGGGGAAAACAAATTTATCCATTGAACTGGCAAAAGCAATGGATGGAGAAATTATATCTGCCGATTCCATGCAAATATACAAATATATGGATATTGGAACTGCTAAACCTACTAAGGACGAAATGCAGGGTATAAAACACTATCTTATTAATGAAGTACTTCCAAGTGAGGATTTTAATGTTGTCAGATTTAAGGAGCTGGCAGAAAAATATATAGTCAAAATTCTTGAAAAGAACAAACAGCCGATAGTAGCAGGGGGGACAGGACTTTATATCAGTTCTTTGATAAATAATATTAATTTTAGTGAAAGTGAAAGTGACTGGGAACTTCGCGAAGCTTTAAAAAAAGAGGTAGACGAATTGGGCCCTGAGCACCTCCATAAAAAATTACAGGAAGTCGACCCGGATTCAGCTTTAAATATTCATCCGAATAACATCAAAAGAGTAATAAGGGCTCTAGAAGTTTATTACCAGACTCATAAGCCGATTTCATATCACAATGAAATCTCCAGAAAAACACCGCCTAAATACGAATTTATTCTTGTGGGACTGTCTATGGACAGGCAGGTGTTGTATGAAAGAATAAACAGAAGAGTTGATATTATGGTTGAAAACGGACTTGTAGATGAAGTGAAAAAGCTTGTAAACCTTGGTTATGCAGACAGTATAATTTCCATGCAGGGTATAGGATACAAAGAAATACTTGAATACCTAAGGAATACCTACACTCTGGAGCAAGCAATTGAAAATATAAAACAGGGAACAAGGAGATATGCAAAGAGACAGATTACCTGGTTTAAACGAATAAATGGAATCAAGTGGTTTAACCTAGATAATTCTGGAAATAATATAAATGTATTTAATGAGATTTATGAATACATAAAAGGCTAA
- the mutL gene encoding DNA mismatch repair endonuclease MutL has protein sequence MGRIIVLDENTSNKIAAGEVVEKPASVVKELVENSIDAGATSISVDIKNGGISYIKIADNGIGMDEDDVEIAFERHATSKIKRAEDLDSVITMGFRGEALASIASVASVELMTKTAASAYGMYVHVRGGVLQDVRQTGCPVGTTFIIKDLFFNTPARYKFLKKDSTEAGYISDTISRIALGNPNISFKLTNGKTPLIHTPGNNDLKSVIYSIYGKEIIKNLVHIEYADDKVKISGYIGKPEAARSNRNYQSLYINKRYVKSKLVSYSVEQAFSSILMKNRFPFFVLNIDINPILVDANVHPAKIEVRFADESYLSRTIYMAVSNALTTGGGLFNPVSVPDKDRELFKFADNSQPKKEYVQNEIQLNNKQEENKKADEIRLFTKALEPLAKVDVHKVSTAAEKQPADTSSFTFTRSEDYNVGQPKNLITNVKQENSDELKNNSPGIREDDSSQNFDETINKQDQEVNKERVYTELADMKYIGQAFSTYILLQNNDELVMVDQHAAHERIIYEKLRAKFDSQENTTQLLLEPVVIQLQPFEIDTIKAKEKLLTGIGFVYEDFGNNTIIIRGIPYMVGDYSPRDIFIELTQKLQESIKPVSTPLADEIIHTIACKAAIKANKKLDEKEVHQLLTELSNTGRRYTCPHGRPTVIRLTKNEIEKMFKRIV, from the coding sequence ATGGGACGCATAATTGTACTGGATGAAAATACTTCAAATAAAATAGCTGCTGGAGAGGTTGTTGAAAAGCCAGCTTCTGTTGTAAAGGAATTGGTGGAAAACTCTATTGATGCAGGTGCAACCAGCATCTCAGTTGATATAAAGAATGGCGGTATATCTTATATTAAAATAGCCGACAACGGAATCGGCATGGATGAGGACGATGTGGAAATTGCCTTTGAACGTCATGCCACCAGTAAAATTAAAAGGGCGGAGGATCTTGATTCCGTTATAACAATGGGGTTCAGGGGGGAGGCTCTGGCAAGTATAGCCTCGGTTGCATCTGTTGAGCTTATGACAAAGACAGCTGCAAGTGCCTACGGAATGTATGTACATGTAAGAGGAGGAGTTTTACAAGACGTAAGGCAGACAGGATGTCCTGTCGGCACAACGTTTATTATTAAGGATTTATTTTTCAATACTCCTGCTCGTTACAAGTTTTTGAAAAAGGATTCTACCGAAGCAGGATATATTTCTGATACAATATCGAGAATAGCTTTGGGTAATCCGAATATTTCTTTTAAACTGACAAACGGAAAAACACCATTAATTCATACCCCGGGAAATAATGACTTGAAAAGTGTTATTTACAGTATTTACGGAAAAGAAATTATAAAAAACCTTGTTCATATAGAGTACGCTGACGACAAGGTAAAGATAAGCGGATATATAGGGAAACCGGAAGCTGCCAGATCAAACAGGAACTATCAATCTCTCTATATAAATAAAAGATATGTGAAAAGCAAACTGGTATCATATTCAGTTGAACAAGCCTTTTCAAGCATACTTATGAAAAACAGGTTTCCTTTTTTTGTATTAAATATTGACATTAATCCTATATTGGTAGATGCCAATGTACACCCTGCAAAAATCGAGGTACGGTTTGCTGACGAAAGCTATTTATCCAGAACTATATATATGGCTGTTTCCAATGCTCTTACTACAGGGGGAGGCCTGTTTAATCCTGTATCAGTTCCTGATAAAGACAGAGAGCTGTTCAAGTTTGCAGATAATTCCCAACCTAAAAAGGAATATGTCCAGAATGAAATACAATTAAATAATAAGCAGGAGGAAAACAAAAAAGCCGATGAGATACGTTTGTTTACAAAAGCTCTGGAGCCATTGGCAAAGGTCGATGTACACAAAGTAAGTACAGCAGCGGAAAAACAACCGGCGGATACTTCCTCCTTTACTTTTACAAGGTCTGAAGACTATAATGTCGGACAACCAAAGAATCTAATCACGAATGTTAAGCAGGAAAATTCTGATGAGCTTAAAAATAATTCTCCCGGAATCAGGGAGGATGATTCCTCTCAGAACTTTGATGAAACAATAAATAAACAAGATCAGGAAGTAAATAAAGAAAGGGTTTATACTGAACTAGCTGACATGAAATACATAGGGCAGGCTTTTTCCACTTATATTCTTTTACAAAATAATGATGAGCTTGTAATGGTAGATCAGCACGCAGCACACGAAAGAATAATATATGAAAAACTCAGAGCAAAATTTGATTCACAGGAAAACACAACTCAGCTGTTATTGGAGCCGGTAGTTATTCAACTCCAGCCTTTTGAAATTGATACAATAAAAGCAAAGGAAAAGTTGCTGACTGGTATTGGATTTGTTTATGAGGATTTTGGAAATAATACCATTATTATCAGAGGAATTCCATATATGGTAGGAGACTACTCGCCCAGAGATATTTTTATTGAATTGACACAAAAACTTCAAGAATCAATAAAACCTGTCAGCACACCTTTAGCTGATGAAATAATTCATACCATTGCATGTAAGGCTGCTATAAAAGCAAATAAAAAACTTGATGAAAAAGAGGTTCATCAGCTTTTGACTGAGCTTTCCAATACCGGAAGACGATATACCTGTCCTCATGGACGTCCTACTGTTATACGTCTGACAAAAAACGAGATAGAAAAAATGTTTAAAAGAATTGTCTAG
- the mutS gene encoding DNA mismatch repair protein MutS: MGTVTPMMQQYLDIKEQYKDCILFFRLGDFYEMFFSDAELASRELEITLTGRDCGLEERAPMCGVPFHAADNYIARLVSKGYKVAICEQVEDPALAKGIVKRDVVKVVTPGTVTDITMLDERKNNYLMSVYKNGNFYGLASVDITTGDFYATRITWGNTRGKLLDEIAKYLPSEIIVNNELNSDNELTSEIKQRFNTYVSTFEETSFEYGNSMDILANHFEKQTLNIQEYDIAVNASGALLKYLESTQKVNLSHIQKFNSYALEEYMILDASSRRNLELTETMREKSKKGSLLWVLDKTMTSMGGRLLRKWIEQPLINHGDISLRLDAVEELKNKFMVRVEARELLKRVYDIERLMGKVVLGSVNCRDLIALKNSMCQIPYIKSLLNGFEAEYIKNCGEQLDCLEDVCNLIEVSIIDEPPVTIKEGGIIKDGYNPEVDKLRMASIQGKDWIAALEASQREKTGIKNLKVGFNRVFGYYIEVTKSYFSLVPEEYIRKQTLSNCERYITPELKEIEDTILGAEEKIIQLEYSLFVEIKEKIAEQLSRIKSTARALAEIDVLASLAEVADREGYCKPEVSLSDKIEIIEGRHPVVEKMTDKSGFVPNDTVLDMEEDRLAIITGPNMAGKSTYMRQTALIVLMAQIGSFVPAATAKIGLVDRIFTRVGASDDLASGQSTFMVEMSEVANILINATKRSLLVLDEIGRGTSTFDGLSIAWAVIEYIVNKEQLGCRTLFATHYHELTELEGKLPGIKNYCITVKEKGEDVIFLRKIIRGGADGSYGIQVAKLAGVPQSVIDRAKEILSNLDDADINRSGKARRIKKQVDGQLDLFAQAAKASADAEILEEIRKIDISRLTPIDSMNILYELQRKMNNRE; encoded by the coding sequence ATGGGAACTGTTACGCCAATGATGCAGCAGTACCTGGATATAAAGGAACAATATAAGGATTGTATTTTATTTTTCCGTCTGGGAGACTTCTATGAGATGTTTTTTTCAGATGCGGAGCTGGCGTCCAGGGAACTGGAGATTACATTAACCGGAAGGGATTGTGGGCTTGAGGAGCGTGCACCAATGTGTGGTGTTCCTTTTCATGCTGCCGACAATTATATAGCCCGTTTGGTATCAAAGGGCTACAAGGTTGCAATTTGTGAGCAGGTTGAGGACCCTGCACTGGCAAAGGGAATTGTGAAGAGGGATGTAGTAAAGGTAGTTACACCCGGCACTGTTACTGACATTACCATGCTGGATGAAAGAAAGAACAATTATCTTATGTCTGTTTATAAAAACGGTAATTTTTACGGGTTGGCTTCTGTAGATATAACAACAGGAGATTTCTATGCAACAAGAATAACCTGGGGGAACACAAGAGGCAAACTTCTTGATGAAATAGCAAAATACCTTCCTTCGGAAATTATTGTTAATAATGAGTTAAATAGTGATAATGAGCTTACATCAGAAATAAAACAGCGATTCAATACATATGTTTCGACCTTTGAAGAAACTTCATTTGAGTACGGAAACTCAATGGATATTCTGGCTAATCACTTTGAAAAACAGACATTAAATATTCAAGAATATGATATTGCCGTAAATGCTTCGGGAGCTCTTTTAAAATATCTGGAAAGTACTCAAAAGGTTAACTTGAGTCACATACAGAAATTTAATTCCTACGCACTTGAAGAATACATGATTTTGGACGCTTCATCACGAAGAAACCTTGAGTTGACAGAAACCATGCGAGAGAAATCAAAAAAAGGTTCCTTGCTGTGGGTTCTGGATAAAACCATGACTTCAATGGGCGGCAGGTTGCTTCGAAAATGGATTGAACAGCCATTGATAAATCATGGTGATATTTCTCTTCGCCTTGACGCTGTGGAAGAGCTGAAAAACAAGTTTATGGTAAGAGTAGAAGCAAGAGAGCTGCTCAAAAGAGTATATGATATAGAAAGACTGATGGGAAAGGTAGTACTTGGCAGTGTAAATTGTCGGGACTTAATAGCCTTGAAAAATTCCATGTGTCAGATACCTTACATAAAAAGTTTACTTAACGGCTTTGAAGCAGAGTATATAAAAAATTGCGGTGAACAGCTGGATTGCCTTGAGGATGTGTGTAATCTTATAGAGGTATCAATAATTGATGAGCCTCCTGTAACAATAAAAGAAGGAGGAATAATCAAAGACGGATATAATCCTGAGGTAGACAAGCTCAGAATGGCTTCAATACAGGGTAAGGACTGGATAGCAGCTCTTGAAGCTTCTCAGCGTGAAAAAACAGGCATAAAAAACCTAAAAGTAGGATTTAATAGGGTATTCGGCTATTATATCGAAGTAACTAAATCGTATTTTTCTCTTGTACCTGAGGAATATATCAGAAAACAGACGCTTTCCAACTGTGAGAGGTACATAACTCCTGAGCTTAAAGAAATCGAGGATACTATCCTTGGAGCAGAAGAAAAGATAATACAGCTGGAGTACAGCCTGTTTGTTGAAATTAAGGAGAAGATTGCAGAACAGCTGTCAAGAATAAAATCCACCGCCAGAGCCCTTGCGGAAATTGATGTGCTTGCTTCGTTGGCGGAAGTGGCTGATAGGGAAGGCTACTGCAAGCCGGAGGTTTCTTTATCTGACAAGATCGAAATAATTGAAGGCAGGCACCCTGTTGTAGAAAAGATGACTGATAAAAGCGGATTTGTTCCAAATGATACGGTGCTTGACATGGAAGAGGATAGGCTTGCTATAATAACAGGCCCCAACATGGCAGGTAAATCAACGTATATGAGGCAAACTGCACTTATTGTATTAATGGCTCAAATTGGCAGCTTTGTCCCTGCTGCTACTGCAAAAATCGGTCTGGTTGACAGGATTTTTACAAGGGTTGGGGCATCAGATGACCTAGCCTCGGGACAAAGTACATTTATGGTTGAAATGTCAGAGGTTGCGAATATATTGATTAATGCAACAAAAAGAAGTCTTCTGGTGTTGGATGAGATAGGCAGGGGGACAAGTACCTTTGACGGATTAAGTATTGCGTGGGCTGTTATTGAGTATATTGTTAACAAGGAGCAGCTTGGGTGTAGAACACTTTTTGCAACCCATTACCACGAACTAACCGAGCTTGAAGGAAAGCTGCCTGGCATCAAGAACTACTGCATAACAGTCAAGGAAAAAGGAGAGGATGTGATATTCCTCAGAAAAATAATACGAGGTGGTGCAGACGGTAGTTACGGTATACAGGTTGCCAAGCTGGCAGGCGTGCCTCAGTCCGTAATCGACAGGGCAAAGGAAATACTTTCAAATCTGGATGATGCCGATATAAACAGGAGCGGAAAGGCACGCAGGATAAAGAAGCAGGTTGACGGGCAGCTGGATTTATTTGCACAAGCCGCAAAGGCATCTGCTGATGCTGAAATACTTGAGGAAATAAGAAAAATTGATATATCAAGGCTGACTCCAATTGATTCAATGAATATTTTATATGAACTTCAAAGGAAGATGAACAACCGGGAATAG
- a CDS encoding YlbF family regulator, producing the protein MDIIEKARELGQLLAKSKEMQEYNTTEAAMKSDDKSNTLMSEYKQLQIEMVKLTRGEAETQAIEETKEKLLAKQLEINSYSVTMNYLTAKGNLEALMKKVNDILVYSITGESECSDDKCKSCGGGCRG; encoded by the coding sequence ATGGATATTATAGAAAAAGCAAGAGAACTGGGACAATTGTTGGCAAAATCCAAAGAGATGCAAGAGTACAATACAACAGAAGCTGCAATGAAATCAGATGATAAATCTAATACACTTATGAGCGAGTACAAGCAGCTTCAGATAGAAATGGTCAAGCTTACAAGAGGTGAAGCTGAAACACAGGCAATTGAAGAAACAAAGGAAAAACTCCTTGCAAAACAGCTTGAAATCAACTCATACTCTGTTACTATGAATTATCTGACAGCCAAGGGAAATCTTGAAGCTTTAATGAAAAAGGTAAATGACATATTAGTTTATTCAATAACCGGAGAGTCAGAATGTTCAGATGATAAATGCAAGAGCTGCGGTGGGGGATGCAGAGGCTAA
- the miaB gene encoding tRNA (N6-isopentenyl adenosine(37)-C2)-methylthiotransferase MiaB, whose product MSEGKRITTKVSAEEINQQYKYIETIKQYNQGVISSIGKPVRYIIETFGCQMNENDSERLSGMLSGMGYSECSERKDSDLIIFNTCCVRENAEQKVYGHLGALKKLKETNPNLIIAICGCMMQQKDVVEHIKKTYKHVDIVFGTHNLYKFPELLNTAITTRSTVIDVWDSTGSIAENMPISRKENIKAWVTVMYGCNNFCSYCIVPYVRGRERSRSLEEIKNEVEKLAKDGCKEITLLGQNVNSYGKDLEGDLTFAGLLRELNKVQGIERIRFMTSHPKDLSDELIYAMRDCEKVCEHLHLPVQAGSSKILDEMNRRYSKEQYLGLIEKVKSNIPGIALTTDIIVGFPGETEEDFNETLDVVAKARFDMAYTFLYSKRTGTPAAKNPEQIPETVKKQRFDRLLELQNKISKEINDGLLGKELEVLVEGLSKSSKTTYTGRTRENKIVNFKGSPDMVGKLVKVKIEEIQTWSLLGKINK is encoded by the coding sequence TTGAGCGAGGGCAAGAGAATTACTACAAAAGTATCTGCGGAAGAAATCAATCAGCAGTACAAATATATAGAAACAATAAAGCAGTACAATCAGGGTGTTATATCCAGCATAGGAAAGCCTGTCAGATACATTATTGAAACCTTTGGATGCCAGATGAATGAAAATGATTCCGAGCGACTGTCGGGAATGCTTTCTGGAATGGGTTATTCAGAGTGTTCAGAAAGAAAGGACAGCGACCTTATAATATTTAATACCTGCTGTGTTCGTGAAAATGCTGAACAAAAGGTATATGGACATCTTGGGGCTTTAAAGAAACTAAAGGAGACAAATCCAAACCTTATAATTGCCATATGCGGCTGCATGATGCAGCAGAAGGATGTTGTTGAGCATATAAAAAAGACCTACAAGCACGTTGACATAGTGTTCGGAACTCATAACCTGTATAAATTTCCTGAATTACTGAATACGGCTATTACAACAAGAAGTACGGTTATTGACGTATGGGATTCCACCGGTTCAATAGCGGAAAATATGCCGATATCAAGAAAAGAGAATATAAAGGCATGGGTTACCGTAATGTATGGCTGCAACAATTTCTGTTCCTATTGCATTGTTCCTTATGTCAGGGGCAGGGAACGCAGCAGAAGTCTGGAAGAAATAAAAAATGAGGTTGAAAAGCTGGCTAAAGATGGCTGTAAGGAAATAACACTGTTGGGTCAAAATGTTAATTCTTACGGCAAGGATCTTGAGGGAGACTTAACATTTGCAGGACTGTTAAGAGAACTCAACAAAGTACAGGGAATTGAGCGTATCAGATTTATGACTTCTCATCCAAAGGATTTGTCCGATGAATTAATATATGCTATGAGAGATTGTGAGAAAGTATGCGAACATTTGCATTTGCCTGTGCAAGCAGGAAGTTCGAAAATACTGGATGAAATGAACAGAAGGTACTCAAAGGAGCAGTATCTTGGGCTTATTGAAAAGGTTAAAAGTAACATTCCGGGTATTGCATTGACTACCGATATAATTGTCGGATTCCCCGGTGAAACCGAAGAAGACTTTAATGAAACTCTGGATGTTGTTGCTAAAGCCAGATTTGATATGGCATATACCTTTCTTTATTCAAAGAGAACAGGTACTCCCGCTGCAAAAAATCCTGAGCAGATACCAGAAACAGTTAAGAAACAAAGATTTGACAGACTATTGGAGCTTCAAAACAAAATCAGTAAGGAAATAAATGACGGACTTCTTGGCAAGGAACTAGAAGTTTTGGTGGAGGGACTAAGCAAAAGCAGTAAAACCACATACACCGGAAGAACCAGAGAAAATAAGATAGTCAATTTTAAAGGAAGTCCTGATATGGTAGGAAAGCTTGTGAAAGTAAAAATTGAAGAAATACAGACTTGGTCTCTGTTAGGTAAAATAAACAAATAA
- a CDS encoding GNAT family N-acetyltransferase, protein MRVIRPAMSDDAAAMSYIHSRTWKAAYKEFISQEYLDNITDEGWIQIFKRSIVKNIHEVAVFELNNRITGCITYGRGRIGQTCAMSDSVVSDNSSCSGENSGEIISLYVLPEYWNSKQGYELTRFAVERLRQQGFKDCYLWVIKDNERAKKFYRRFGFNSTKTFAAVNLGGRDIVEEKFNYILI, encoded by the coding sequence ATGAGAGTAATCAGACCAGCAATGTCAGATGATGCGGCTGCAATGAGTTATATACATTCAAGAACCTGGAAAGCCGCATATAAGGAATTTATTTCTCAGGAATATCTAGACAACATAACCGATGAAGGATGGATTCAAATTTTCAAAAGGTCTATTGTCAAAAATATACACGAGGTTGCAGTATTTGAGCTAAACAACAGGATTACCGGTTGTATAACCTATGGCAGGGGGCGAATTGGTCAGACCTGTGCCATGTCAGATTCGGTTGTTTCTGACAACAGCAGCTGTTCTGGCGAAAACTCAGGTGAGATAATATCTCTCTATGTTTTACCCGAATATTGGAATTCAAAGCAGGGCTACGAGCTGACAAGGTTTGCAGTTGAAAGGCTAAGACAGCAAGGCTTTAAGGACTGCTATCTTTGGGTTATAAAAGATAATGAACGTGCAAAAAAATTTTATAGACGATTTGGCTTCAACAGTACAAAAACGTTCGCAGCTGTAAATCTCGGTGGCAGGGATATTGTAGAGGAAAAATTCAATTATATATTAATTTAA
- a CDS encoding PaaI family thioesterase, with amino-acid sequence MEKEIIKFFEKDRFAHFVGIELTKVGAGFAETSLDLSEKHMNGLDIVQGGAIFTLADFAFAAATNSNGLATVGINSNITYFKAPKGKKITAVAKETSAGNKICGCDVDVLDEDGTLIAKFSGTGYRKGLKIDFSTGILTKMK; translated from the coding sequence ATGGAAAAAGAGATAATTAAATTTTTTGAGAAAGACAGATTTGCTCATTTTGTCGGAATTGAACTTACCAAAGTAGGTGCAGGTTTTGCTGAAACAAGTCTTGATTTATCTGAAAAACATATGAACGGGCTGGATATTGTTCAGGGTGGAGCAATATTTACTCTTGCGGATTTTGCTTTTGCAGCCGCTACAAATTCAAATGGATTGGCTACAGTTGGAATTAATTCCAATATTACTTACTTCAAGGCCCCAAAAGGTAAAAAAATAACTGCAGTGGCTAAGGAAACATCCGCAGGAAATAAAATCTGCGGATGCGATGTGGATGTCTTAGATGAAGACGGCACCCTGATAGCAAAATTCAGCGGAACAGGTTACAGAAAAGGCCTAAAAATAGATTTTTCTACAGGTATTCTAACAAAAATGAAGTAA
- a CDS encoding YlzJ-like family protein yields the protein MILYTIYDHSVVMGSTSGNAENELGYSEMNINGVQVQVSRCGNSDYQIQRIISTNPYDFLNPMIQPGTTIPK from the coding sequence ATGATTCTTTATACTATATATGATCATAGCGTTGTAATGGGAAGCACGTCTGGCAATGCGGAGAATGAACTTGGCTATAGTGAAATGAATATTAATGGGGTACAAGTTCAAGTATCCCGTTGTGGAAATTCCGATTACCAGATTCAGAGAATAATTAGTACCAATCCCTATGATTTTTTAAACCCAATGATTCAGCCCGGCACAACAATTCCTAAGTAG
- a CDS encoding ClpP family protease: protein MNNKNYENNQGPETQPAEQSKPAPELQQLKELGTPEIPKEETNIHCLTIIGQIEGHILLPPHNKTTKYEHIIPQLVAIEESKQIEGLLLVLNTVGGDVEAGLAISEMVSSLSKPTVSLVLGGGHSIGVPMAVSANYSFIASSATMTIHPIRMNGLVIGVPQTYEYFDKMQERVVNFVCSHSGIKKEKFRELMLKTGELANDVGTVLFGEEATQTGLINQVGGLSDAIKKLNELIEINRKKNAENPAQQPEGRLQ from the coding sequence GTGAATAACAAAAACTATGAAAATAACCAAGGGCCAGAGACACAACCAGCAGAACAGAGTAAACCAGCTCCTGAACTTCAGCAGCTGAAAGAGCTGGGAACACCTGAAATTCCTAAAGAGGAAACTAATATACATTGCCTGACAATTATAGGGCAAATAGAAGGACATATATTATTACCTCCACATAATAAAACTACAAAATATGAGCATATAATTCCACAATTGGTTGCTATTGAAGAAAGTAAACAGATAGAGGGCCTTCTCTTGGTTCTTAATACTGTAGGAGGTGATGTTGAAGCCGGACTTGCCATATCAGAAATGGTATCCAGTTTGTCAAAACCAACGGTATCATTGGTCCTGGGAGGCGGTCATAGTATTGGCGTTCCTATGGCAGTATCTGCAAACTATTCTTTTATTGCCAGTTCTGCAACTATGACAATACATCCTATAAGGATGAATGGACTGGTGATAGGTGTCCCCCAAACCTATGAGTACTTTGATAAAATGCAGGAACGGGTAGTGAACTTCGTTTGTTCCCATTCGGGAATAAAAAAAGAGAAATTCCGTGAACTTATGCTGAAAACCGGTGAACTTGCAAATGATGTAGGAACTGTGTTGTTTGGAGAAGAGGCTACACAAACGGGTTTAATTAATCAGGTAGGCGGTCTATCTGATGCGATAAAGAAACTTAATGAGCTTATTGAAATCAACAGAAAGAAAAATGCAGAAAATCCTGCACAGCAGCCGGAAGGGAGACTTCAATGA
- a CDS encoding dipicolinate synthase subunit B: MLLEGIKVGFALTGSFCTFNKAVPQIENLINEGAEVFPIISQVVNDFDTRFGTAEDLKAKLKQITGKAPVCTIIEAEPFGPKEILDILVIAPCTGNTIAKIANAVTDTSVTMACKAHLRNARPVVIGVSTNDGLSANAKNIGVLLNTKNIYMVPFGQDDPTKKCTSLVADFEKTIPTVVEALKNKQIQPILIHNN; encoded by the coding sequence ATGTTACTGGAAGGAATTAAAGTCGGATTTGCATTAACGGGTTCCTTTTGTACCTTTAATAAAGCAGTACCGCAAATTGAAAATTTGATTAACGAGGGTGCCGAAGTTTTTCCAATAATCTCACAAGTGGTTAATGATTTTGATACTCGTTTTGGAACTGCCGAAGATTTGAAAGCTAAATTGAAGCAAATTACAGGAAAGGCTCCAGTATGCACAATTATAGAAGCTGAGCCGTTCGGACCTAAAGAAATATTGGATATACTTGTAATAGCCCCATGTACGGGAAACACCATTGCTAAAATTGCCAACGCTGTTACTGACACTTCCGTTACAATGGCCTGCAAGGCACACCTGAGAAATGCAAGGCCTGTTGTAATAGGAGTTTCAACTAATGATGGTCTGAGTGCCAATGCTAAAAATATCGGGGTACTTCTAAATACAAAAAATATATACATGGTTCCATTCGGACAGGATGATCCCACTAAGAAATGTACTTCCTTGGTAGCTGATTTTGAAAAAACTATTCCTACTGTTGTTGAAGCTCTGAAAAACAAGCAAATTCAGCCTATTTTAATACATAACAACTAA